The following coding sequences are from one Mesorhizobium onobrychidis window:
- a CDS encoding alpha/beta fold hydrolase, whose product MSSGFSDFFYASPDGLQLHARIYGEANSGHWPVVCLPGLTRNCRDFHELALHLSRRAASPRKIVAFDYRGRGQSAYDPDVGHYNVGVEAGDILAGLAELDIEEAGFIGTSRGGLIIHVLGAMRPAVLRAVVLNDIGPVVEAGGFAHIRSYLERTPKPKTHAEAVDAQRGAHGSDFPALTEADWERMVSALYRETDEGLVPDFDPKLVDTLAGLDLTQKLPDLWPQFEALTAIPLLAIRGANSKLLSTETLEQMRTRHPCVETITAEGQGHAPFLETGGLPGAIAAFLDTAEQCFGSK is encoded by the coding sequence ATGTCGAGCGGTTTTTCCGACTTCTTCTACGCTTCGCCGGACGGGCTGCAACTTCACGCCCGTATCTACGGCGAAGCGAATTCCGGCCACTGGCCGGTCGTCTGCCTGCCTGGCTTGACACGGAACTGCCGCGATTTTCATGAGCTGGCGCTGCACCTGTCGCGACGGGCGGCAAGTCCGCGAAAAATCGTCGCCTTCGATTACCGCGGGCGCGGGCAATCCGCCTACGACCCCGATGTCGGCCACTACAATGTCGGCGTCGAAGCCGGTGATATCCTCGCCGGGCTGGCGGAGCTTGATATCGAGGAGGCAGGTTTCATCGGCACGTCACGTGGCGGACTGATCATCCATGTGCTCGGCGCGATGCGCCCGGCCGTCCTGAGGGCTGTCGTACTCAACGATATCGGCCCGGTGGTCGAGGCCGGCGGCTTCGCCCATATCCGCTCCTATCTCGAGCGCACGCCGAAGCCGAAAACCCATGCCGAGGCGGTCGACGCCCAGCGCGGCGCGCATGGCAGCGACTTTCCTGCTCTGACCGAGGCGGATTGGGAGCGGATGGTATCGGCCCTCTACCGAGAGACGGATGAAGGCCTGGTGCCGGATTTCGACCCGAAGCTGGTCGACACGCTGGCGGGACTCGATCTCACCCAGAAGCTGCCTGATCTGTGGCCGCAGTTCGAGGCGCTGACGGCGATCCCGTTGCTCGCCATCCGCGGCGCCAATTCGAAGCTGCTGTCCACTGAGACGCTCGAACAGATGCGGACGCGTCACCCTTGTGTCGAGACGATCACGGCCGAGGGCCAGGGTCATGCGCCTTTCCTCGAGACCGGCGGCCTGCCCGGCGCGATCGCCGCTTTTCTGGACACGGCTGAGCAATGCTTCGGCTCAAAGTGA
- a CDS encoding GIY-YIG nuclease family protein, whose amino-acid sequence MWYVYLIESKAAEGERYIGVTSDLKRRIVEHNAGKSSHTSKFMPWRIVTYVAFSNQANATSFERYLKSGSGHAFANKRLW is encoded by the coding sequence GTGTGGTACGTATATCTGATTGAAAGCAAGGCTGCCGAAGGTGAGCGCTATATCGGCGTAACTTCCGACCTGAAACGACGGATTGTCGAGCACAACGCCGGAAAATCCAGCCATACTTCCAAATTCATGCCATGGCGGATCGTGACCTATGTCGCCTTCTCGAACCAGGCTAACGCGACTTCATTCGAGCGTTATCTTAAATCCGGTTCGGGGCACGCTTTCGCCAACAAACGTCTGTGGTGA